DNA sequence from the Trypanosoma brucei gambiense DAL972 chromosome 9, complete sequence genome:
CCGGGGTTTGTCCCCTTCTCACCATTACCAATGCCAGCACCCGCCTGTGATGTTGTGGCTTGCGCCATCTGCTTGGAGCAGTGGTCAGATCCTGTAGAACTATTGCCGTGTACGCATATATTTTGCCGAGGTTGTGTTTCAACTGCAACTGTGTGTCCCATATGTCGCGCAGAGGTGACTGGGCTGCGTACCGCTAACCGATACTTGGTAGATGCCTCTATGTCCCTAGTTAAAATGAAGGAACGGGATGAAAAGGCACGCGAGGAGGCGGAAAAATTGCTAAATGAAGTCATCGAGCAATCACAGGGGAAAATGTATAAGCCTACCGCGGCTGCCGGTGTGGGAGTTAACGCACAGCCGCACAACCGGCGGATGAGGGTGGAAACGCTAAGAAGCATGCCTGATTATATTTTTAAGATTATACTCGTCGGTGATAGTTATGTTGGGAAGACCCGATTCTTGAAGAATCTCGTTGGTGCTATCGGCTTCGGGGATCAATGCGTCACCACCCTCAGCGTTGATGTCGTTAATCATTACGTTATCGTTGATGGAAAGACAGTTCAGGTTTTAATGTATGATACTTGCGGCCAGGAACGTTTCCGAGCCATGACAGCACAGTTCTACCGTGACGCCCACGGTGCCATAATGGTGTACGACACCACTCAAATTGGGAGTTTCGACAATATCGAACTGTGGTTCTCGCAGCTCAACAGTTTTGGTTGTGAAAATATGAGCAAAATACTTGTCGGGAATAAATGTGATCTCCCCGAAAGAAGGGCCGTTGAAATTGGGCGGGCCAGAGCCCTGGCCGACAAACTGGGCGTTCCCTTTATAGAAACGAGCGCAATGACTGGTGCCGGAGTTGCCGTAGCAGTTGAGGCCTTAGTGAGAATGATTATGAGACAACAACCTGTTCCACTAGCCAGCCAATGGGCAGGCAGTAAAAGCGGACATAGAAATACAGTCAATTTGGAAAGACCCCGCCGGGAGAACGGCAACGGCAGACGGTCTGAGGGGAGCCAGAGAGATGATAATTGTTGCTGCCAATAAGATGAGCTTACCATAGCCTTGTGTGAATGGTGCGTTAACAAAGGGTCTCGCCCCCAATATCTAGTCAGTGAGTTAACATAGGTGTAATATGCATGTGCAAACGCAgtctttgatttcttttattgatGTTCCTGTGCTTCTCCcctcaaaataaaataaaaggaaagctGACGATGCCCTTAGGGAGTCAAGAAGATGGTTCGATGTCCCTTCTGTGCGTCCAACGAGGTGCGTGCACTTTCCACCGCTAAGCTCTGCGCCTCGCTCACAACCGTAAAACAagagtctttttttttcttttttaataatgCACATGCAGACGATCTGCCCCCCTCatttacacacatatacacatatacaaagACACTGTGAAGCGATAAAAAGCAGCGTCGAGACCTGGCGAAATGCAGTGTCTCCGCTTCGTCAATGGTAAAAAGTGTTCAGTCAACACAGTGGGTGCATCCCTTTCTGCAGTGGCATGCGTGGTGGCGTTTATAGCCTTCATTGCTGAAATTAATTCTGAGGGTTGGCAATATAGGGGGAAGGTATGGTTAGATGCACCAATTGAGCGACAGGTCCCATTTAGGAATCCGAAAGTCGTTTTTGTTGTCGTTCAGACCCGACCCTCTCCAGGTTGGTGCCGAATGTTGATGACTGCTGTTGTCACGAATGTTTCTGTAATTTCTATTGGTATGGGTGGGAATTACAGTCACACCATCCGGGCAAACTGGTTATTGAACTTCTTGGATGATGAGGGTCTccatgatgatgatgtgttAGTTATGTTTGATGGTGCGGACACATTCTTCACTGATGAGATCAATCGAAAAGAGATGCTAGACCCGTTCATAAAAATGTCTCCCCCACTGCCTACATTCTTTAACCAAACGGCTATATACAGAGGCGACGCTTGGCCGCCCATGCTTCACATGGCAGAACCAGATTGTTATGCTCCCCAGTTGAACATCACATACAACCCGCAAAATGAGTCGCATTGGGATCGATGCGCAAGGTTTTACGCCATGGGCCTGTCAGAAGCGAAAACATTCGGTGCTGAGCGGCTTCTGGGGTTGCCACCTCCCGTGCGTGGACACCTCAACAGTGGAGGAATTGTGGGCCGGGTATGGGCGTATAAAGAGGCCTTTAATGTCTATTTAAAGTTCAGGGAGACATCCTCTAAATGGTGGTGCGATCAGACCATGTGGACAATACTGTTCATTTGGAGCGCAGGAAATGCAACGGGTGTGGATCCCAAATACATAATACGGCGTGGAATAATTAGTCTTGACTATGACAAGAGATACTTTTACTACCCAACAGCGGCGTACAACACGCGTGCGATGATCGGCCACTTCACAGGAAATCCCCACCAGTGGTTACGGTATCTCCCGAAGTACTTTACTCGCCTTCCTTGGTATAGGAACCTTGCGGGAAACAATACCTACAGGCAGAGTGTCGTGGAAGCATTACGAAATACGACCGTCATAACTTACAAATACACCCGGGAGAAGGTTTTGAAAAGTTATGAGGATGTCTGCAACCTTGAAGAAATGACCGACCCCGACTTCGTGGTCGACCCACTGGATAAGTGACGAGTGGTGGATTTTTACTACACGCAGAGAGTAGTGGTTGGTTGAGGGGCAAATATCCATCTGCCCGGCTGACACGTCCTTATTTTAGGTGGTGCTATGCGGATCATCATGAATTACGCCCTTTAATGGCGCCttggcgttgttgttgttccttatCCTTTAAATAACATGAAGATTAACGGGCTCAAGAGGGGAATAGTAGGGAAAAAGCTGCGGTGAAGGGTGAAGGCCCCATCTGCAGTGAATAAAAGCGTATACGGCCCCATGTGGCACCGTACATTTTCCAGGTAATGGAAACGTTCTGTATATATTACTCGAGGCGCTAATTGTGCACGGTACGTTTGCCCACGCGTAAAACCTTCATTTTTGCATTTGAAGAGGGGGGGGAATCGCATCTTTATCTCTTTCATTCCTCcctttcattccttccttcctcctccgcaccGTAAAACGAAATACAGTTAATCAAACAAGTCGCTGTTAACTACTTTTAACTAGTGACACGAAAGAGAGCGCCACGAGGTGAGGAATGAAATGATATAAAGGTGGTGTAAGACCTCCTTGTTAGCGCCCACATGTAGGGAAAAGATAAATGAATGGAATGGTGGTGAAAAGCATTAACGGGCGAAGGTTGTTTGCATCATCTTTATTGTTACCAAAAGGAAACCGCTCCATGGGTGCATGCGCCAATGGTGTGTATTCCGGTGATCTGCCGCCGCATCTCGCCCCTCATTGGAGCAAActtcaccttcccttttgcgtccccttccctttttttattttttctctgttttcctttattttttttaatgcccTGAAGCATCATAACAACTGCGGTGCCTTCAACATTCGTTTGTAGACGGCCAGGTGGACAGCCCACTTCGTGTGAGAGTGAAAGGGACGCGGAGCAAAGGCTTCACAAGCAACACATCCTAATCGTATATGTTTTCCTTCGATTTTGAGTTAAAAAAGGGCTGTGTTGTTGTAGCCGCAGTAGCGAATTCGTTAATGTCAGCCACCCGTTAGTGCGCCAAGCAACTCATCACCGGAAATTTGCTGCCCTGAGCGGGATAAACAATGCATAAAATCAAGAGGAAGGTTTAGTGCCCAACACATGGGACATTGTGTGGGTATTTGCTACACATAGCTCTTCAAGGTTCGGCCAAGCGCCGTAATTATTTCCATGCACTTAGAGACTTTTTAAAAGGGTCGCACATGTCCATCATTACATCACACACACTATACTCAGACATCTTAGTTGGTGGGTTGTTCGGCTGACGACGATCGCTGTTATCGTTTGGGATACGTCCACACCGCTAGCGTATTTTGCATGCGCCAGAAGTGACACGTACACGATAACGTAAAAAAACGTGGCTCTTCGGCTTGAGTTATTCGCCTTCACTTTGAGGGTCACTTTCGCTTGCATACTGCTGACCCCGTCTTGCTTTGGCGTGGTAAACTCAGCCACTGGGCCCGCCTTATAAGCAGAACAACTTTATATTTGCGCGGTCGACCCCTTTGTCACCACCACTTCCGCCGCGACGTTTCACCCTTCCGTTTCAATTGAATGTACGCAGTCACTTTGTTTCGTAACTCCGGAGagtcatttcatttcatagGCGGCCGCCTTGACGAAGTCGGTTATATGTGtattggtgtgtgtgtgtgtgtgtggaaaggCGGTCCGTTGTGTTGGATACTTACTGGTTTGCGTTCTAGTACGCCAGCGGCAGAGTCTGCGGCTCCATTTAACCGCGACTTTCTCACGTCCTGAACAATGGTCCGTTTTTCCAGGTTCCGTCCATCAAAGTTTTGGGTGCTAAAAAATTTCGCTTCCTTGAGTGTCATTTTCCTTTGGGTAGTGTGTCCTgtggtttgtttgtttgctcgcctcccttttctttcgccTCGTGCTCCTCAACGGGCATTTAACTCGTTCACACTTCAGTGATATCATTTTGGGGGGCTTTGCTTGACTCAGTAGGCGCcgctccctcccctcccgcAAGATCCACCGCCCAATATTCCTCTaggttcctcctttttttttttgcttaacTCCCTGTCATCCACAGCAGTTCCCTCTCTTTGTGCATTGTATCCACCACTTCATTAAATGTTTCCCACTCCTGCGGGAATGGCATCGGTGCCGCCATCCGGTTTTCGTGCCATTTTCAATGACTCAGTTTCAGATGCTACTGGGCATCTTCCGCGTTGATTTAAACACCTTCCATGTTGAAGAACTTGTTCAGAAAGTGTATTCCACGTCCTTTTGAAATGGCGATGTCCCCGTGACCGCAGTATTACTCACCTTGTATTCTTCATATAACACGATTCGTTTCAATAGACGAATCGATACATTTGGGGCCAAGTTGACGGCTACCACCGCACTCGGTGGTGATGTTCGGTAAAGCATCCGATGCGGTA
Encoded proteins:
- a CDS encoding GTP-binding protein, putative, whose product is MPAPACDVVACAICLEQWSDPVELLPCTHIFCRGCVSTATVCPICRAEVTGLRTANRYLVDASMSLVKMKERDEKAREEAEKLLNEVIEQSQGKMYKPTAAAGVGVNAQPHNRRMRVETLRSMPDYIFKIILVGDSYVGKTRFLKNLVGAIGFGDQCVTTLSVDVVNHYVIVDGKTVQVLMYDTCGQERFRAMTAQFYRDAHGAIMVYDTTQIGSFDNIELWFSQLNSFGCENMSKILVGNKCDLPERRAVEIGRARALADKLGVPFIETSAMTGAGVAVAVEALVRMIMRQQPVPLASQWAGSKSGHRNTVNLERPRRENGNGRRSEGSQRDDNCCCQ
- a CDS encoding expression site-associated gene (ESAG) protein,putative: MQCLRFVNGKKCSVNTVGASLSAVACVVAFIAFIAEINSEGWQYRGKVWLDAPIERQVPFRNPKVVFVVVQTRPSPGWCRMLMTAVVTNVSVISIGMGGNYSHTIRANWLLNFLDDEGLHDDDVLVMFDGADTFFTDEINRKEMLDPFIKMSPPLPTFFNQTAIYRGDAWPPMLHMAEPDCYAPQLNITYNPQNESHWDRCARFYAMGLSEAKTFGAERLLGLPPPVRGHLNSGGIVGRVWAYKEAFNVYLKFRETSSKWWCDQTMWTILFIWSAGNATGVDPKYIIRRGIISLDYDKRYFYYPTAAYNTRAMIGHFTGNPHQWLRYLPKYFTRLPWYRNLAGNNTYRQSVVEALRNTTVITYKYTREKVLKSYEDVCNLEEMTDPDFVVDPLDK